The following coding sequences are from one Anabas testudineus chromosome 16, fAnaTes1.2, whole genome shotgun sequence window:
- the si:ch211-120k19.1 gene encoding mpv17/PMP22 family protein produces MNRAWAAFKAHPYISNVLGYTTLFASADLIQQSVLGGKPAAGSTSEDTAGIDWCQTARVAAVGFCFHANFNYHWLRGLERMLPGTGVKTVTGKVVVDQLIAAPLTISAFYIGLNLLENKEDLLEDWRQNFWTSYKTGVIYWSTMQAVNFALVPPVARTVFLGGIALTFTIFLCHLKNQRGHKLE; encoded by the exons ATGAACCGAGCCTGGGCTGCATTCAAGGCCCATCCATACATCAGCAACGTCCTGGGATACACAACACTGTTTGCCTCAGCTGATCTCATACAGCAGAGTGTGCTAGGTGGGAAACCTGCTGCAGGATCCACATCAGAGGACACAGCTGGGATCGACTGGTGTCAGACAGCTCGAGTGGCAGctgttggtttctgttttcatgcaaACTTTAACTACCACTGGCTCAGAGGACTGGAGAGGATGCTGCCGGGAACCGGAGTAAAGACAGTGACAGGGAAAGTTGTGGTGGATCAGCTGATCGCAGCTCCTCTAACCATCAGTGCTTTTTATATTG GTTTAAATTTGCTAGAAAACAAAGAGGACCTACTTGAAGACTGGAGGCAGAATTTCTGGACTTCTTACAAG ACTGGAGTAATATATTGGTCAACAATGCAG GCAGTAAACTTTGCACTGGTTCCCCCGGTGGCTCGGACAGTGTTTCTGGGAGGCATCGCTCTGACTTTCACAATCTTCCTATGTCATCTCAAAAATCAGCGTGGACACAAACTTGAATAA